The Elaeis guineensis isolate ETL-2024a chromosome 13, EG11, whole genome shotgun sequence genome includes a region encoding these proteins:
- the LOC105056767 gene encoding protein NEGATIVE GRAVITROPIC RESPONSE OF ROOTS-like: MRILSWVQNKFNAKQEKKRFDAGSSSARHASMPDVRKEEFNDWPQALLSIGTFGNNDLKEDPQRHELSENLDSSENLDASQDFPDFTMEEVRKLQKELTKLLSRKSKSSTKGPEVVEEEERANLPLNRFLNFPSSLEVDRTASLRLQDDLDNNKGDLSPNTKIILNKAKDWLLDNRNAMKEKTLTFLLKKIFVCRSGFSPTPSLRDPMPESRMEKILRTLLQKKIYPRSSASSSMRKCLEERPVENVQAEKKEEKGEDRYKWVKTDSEYIVLEI; the protein is encoded by the exons ATGAGG ATTCTGAGTTGGGTGCAAAATAAGTTCAACGCGaaacaagagaagaagagattcgATGCAGGTTCGAGTTCAGCTCGTC ATGCTTCGATGCCAGATGTTCGCAAAGAAGAATTCAATGATTGGCCTCAAGCATTGCTGTCGATTGGAACCTTCGGCAACAATGACTTGAAGGAAGACCCACAGAGACATGAGCTCTCAGAAAATCTAGATTCATCAGAAAATTTGGATGCATCTCAAGATTTTCCAGACTTTACAATGGAAGAAGTGAGAAAGTTACAAAAGGAGCTAACAAAACTATTATCTCGCAAGTCAAAATCTAGCACCAAGGGACCAGAAGTGgtagaagaagaggagagagcCAATCTCCCTCTTAATAGATTTCTAAACTTCCCCTCAAGCTTGGAGGTCGATCGGACTGCTTCCCTCAGGTTGCAAGATGATTTGGATAATAACAAAGGTGACCTCTCTCCCAATACCAAGATCATCTTAAACAAAGCAAAGGATTGGTTATTGGATAACCGCAATGCAATGAAGGAAAAAACACTCAcatttcttctcaagaaaatatTTGTGTGTCGAAGTGGCTTCTCACCAACTCCGAGCTTGAGGGATCCCATGCCAGAGTCAAGGATGGAGAAG ATTCTGAGGACATTACTTCAGAAGAAAATATACCCTCGAAGCTCTGCTTCTTCGTCGATGAGGAAGTGCTTGGAGGAGAGACCTGTGGAGAATGTGCAGGcagagaaaaaggaggagaaggggGAGGATCGGTATAAGTGGGTCAAGACCGATTCAGAGT ATATTGTTCTAGAGATCTAA